A window of the Sulfitobacter alexandrii genome harbors these coding sequences:
- a CDS encoding TRAP transporter substrate-binding protein, with the protein MDRRSFMKSASVVGVGAAAGGLAAPAVAQGNMTWRMVTTWPKNFPGLGVGAQRLGDRITAASGGRLTVQVYSAGELVPPLQSLDAVIDGTAEMSHGAAYYWQNKTPALSFFTGVPYGMTTPELTAWIRYMGGQEIWDEIYDQFGVQGFLSGNTGTQAGGWFKNELTSVDDLQGVRFRTPGLGGRVWEKLGATVTNMAAGEIFQALQSGTLDAAEFVGPYNDLALGFHQVAKNYYMPSFVESGLATELVVDKAKYQELPDDLQAIVKDICQAEYDQVAADFYANDPRALRTLVNDHGVNVRQFPDDIMEAGAKASQEVVEELRSSDDPLVKKTTESFIEALNLVRERTEMVDLPYQVARQKYLKY; encoded by the coding sequence ATGGATCGTCGTTCCTTTATGAAAAGTGCCAGTGTCGTCGGCGTTGGCGCAGCTGCGGGCGGGTTGGCCGCTCCGGCTGTGGCGCAGGGCAACATGACCTGGCGCATGGTCACAACGTGGCCCAAGAATTTCCCCGGACTGGGTGTCGGCGCCCAGCGTCTGGGTGACCGGATCACCGCGGCGTCCGGTGGCCGGCTGACGGTTCAGGTCTACTCGGCCGGCGAACTCGTGCCGCCGCTCCAGTCGCTGGACGCCGTGATCGACGGCACCGCCGAGATGAGCCACGGCGCCGCCTACTACTGGCAGAACAAGACGCCTGCGCTGTCGTTCTTCACCGGCGTGCCGTACGGCATGACCACGCCCGAACTGACCGCATGGATCCGCTACATGGGCGGTCAGGAAATCTGGGACGAAATCTACGACCAGTTCGGCGTTCAGGGCTTCCTGTCGGGCAACACCGGCACCCAGGCCGGCGGCTGGTTCAAGAACGAGCTGACCAGCGTGGACGACCTGCAAGGCGTGCGTTTCCGGACCCCGGGTCTGGGTGGCCGCGTCTGGGAGAAACTCGGCGCCACCGTAACCAACATGGCAGCGGGCGAGATCTTCCAGGCCCTGCAATCCGGCACGCTGGACGCGGCGGAATTCGTCGGCCCCTACAACGATCTGGCGCTCGGCTTCCACCAGGTGGCCAAGAACTACTACATGCCGTCCTTCGTGGAATCCGGCCTGGCAACGGAGCTTGTCGTCGACAAGGCAAAGTACCAGGAACTGCCGGACGATCTGCAGGCCATCGTCAAGGACATCTGCCAGGCCGAATACGACCAGGTTGCAGCGGACTTCTATGCGAACGACCCGCGCGCCCTGCGCACGCTGGTCAACGACCACGGTGTGAACGTGCGCCAGTTCCCCGACGACATCATGGAAGCCGGTGCCAAGGCATCGCAGGAAGTGGTGGAAGAACTGCGCAGCAGCGACGATCCGCTGGTGAAGAAGACCACCGAAAGCTTCATCGAGGCGCTCAACCTCGTGCGCGAGCGGACGGAAATGGTCGATCTGCCCTACCAGGTCGCGCGCCAGAAGTACCTCAAGTACTGA
- a CDS encoding ABC transporter substrate-binding protein, with amino-acid sequence MKFTKITAAALAATLAMPAMAQDTKVIGVSIPAATHGWAGGMNFHAQQAVDRLEEVYPELDFVLATASDPAKQVNDIEDMLATRNISALVVLPFESEPLTSPVKAVADSGAWVTVVDRGLAQPGIEDLYVAGDNPGFGKVSGEYMVSAMPDGGDIVVFRGIPTTIDNERVEGFQEAIEGSGINILAMEHGNWNRDDSFTVMQDFLSKYDKIDAVWASDDDMAIGVLAAIEQSGRDDIQFVLGGAGMKEMVAKVRDGDPMIPADVTYPPSMIATAIEMTAVGLTSTAPVSGTFTIGSVLITPENAADFYYEDSPF; translated from the coding sequence ATGAAATTCACGAAAATCACGGCGGCCGCCCTGGCCGCGACACTGGCAATGCCCGCGATGGCCCAGGACACCAAGGTGATCGGCGTGTCGATCCCGGCGGCGACCCACGGCTGGGCGGGCGGCATGAACTTCCATGCACAGCAGGCGGTGGACCGCCTCGAGGAAGTCTATCCCGAGCTGGACTTCGTTCTTGCCACGGCGTCCGACCCTGCCAAGCAGGTCAACGATATCGAGGACATGCTGGCCACCCGCAACATCAGCGCGCTGGTCGTGCTGCCGTTCGAGTCCGAGCCGCTGACCAGCCCGGTCAAGGCCGTCGCGGACAGCGGCGCATGGGTGACGGTGGTGGATCGCGGCCTTGCACAACCGGGCATCGAGGATCTCTACGTCGCGGGCGACAACCCCGGCTTCGGCAAGGTCTCAGGCGAGTACATGGTTTCGGCCATGCCGGACGGTGGCGACATCGTCGTGTTCCGCGGGATCCCCACGACGATCGACAACGAGCGCGTGGAAGGTTTCCAGGAAGCGATCGAGGGATCGGGCATCAACATCCTCGCGATGGAGCACGGCAACTGGAATCGCGACGACAGCTTCACGGTGATGCAGGACTTCCTGTCGAAATACGACAAGATCGACGCGGTCTGGGCATCGGACGACGACATGGCTATCGGCGTTCTGGCGGCGATCGAACAGTCCGGCCGTGACGACATCCAGTTCGTGCTGGGCGGCGCGGGCATGAAGGAGATGGTCGCCAAGGTGCGGGACGGCGACCCGATGATCCCGGCGGACGTGACCTATCCGCCGTCCATGATCGCCACCGCCATCGAGATGACCGCGGTCGGCCTCACCTCCACCGCGCCGGTGTCCGGTACCTTCACGATCGGATCGGTGCTGATCACGCCTGAGAACGCTGCTGACTTCTACTACGAAGATAGCCCGTTCTGA
- a CDS encoding ABC transporter permease, translating into MTATETQTRNVGRGVNLKVLGPILALVVLVIVGAALNGNFLSAANITNVLSRSAFIGIIAVGMTFVITGGGLDLSVGSMAAFIAGLMILVMNAMLPMMGPGWPLVFVGMLTAMVAGTLAGFVNGFLITTMRIEAFIVTLGTMGIYRSLVTWLADGGTLSLDFGMRSVIRPIYFDGILGISWPIIVFALVAITGELVMRRAAFGRHAAAVGSNDQVARYSSVNVNRVRMLTYVFLGILVGVATIMYVPRLGSASPSTGVLWELEAIAAVIIGGTMLKGGFGRVWGTVIGVLILSLIDNILNLTDGVSPYLNGAIQGVIIILAVILQREKKAES; encoded by the coding sequence ATGACGGCAACCGAGACACAGACCCGCAACGTGGGACGGGGCGTGAACCTGAAGGTACTGGGGCCGATCCTGGCGCTGGTCGTTCTGGTGATCGTGGGGGCCGCGCTGAACGGCAATTTCCTGAGCGCCGCGAACATAACCAACGTGCTGTCGCGGTCGGCCTTCATCGGGATCATCGCGGTGGGCATGACGTTCGTCATTACCGGCGGCGGGCTCGACCTGTCGGTCGGGTCCATGGCCGCCTTCATCGCCGGGCTGATGATCCTTGTGATGAACGCGATGCTGCCGATGATGGGGCCGGGCTGGCCCCTGGTTTTCGTCGGCATGCTGACGGCGATGGTGGCAGGCACGCTGGCGGGCTTCGTCAACGGGTTTCTCATCACCACGATGCGGATCGAAGCCTTCATCGTGACGCTGGGGACCATGGGCATCTACCGCAGCCTCGTGACCTGGCTTGCGGACGGAGGCACGCTGTCGCTTGACTTCGGCATGCGGTCGGTGATCCGGCCCATCTACTTCGACGGCATACTGGGGATCAGCTGGCCCATCATCGTTTTCGCGCTGGTGGCGATCACGGGCGAGCTGGTGATGCGGCGGGCGGCGTTCGGACGGCACGCGGCGGCGGTCGGCTCGAACGACCAGGTGGCGCGTTATTCGTCGGTCAACGTGAACCGGGTGCGGATGCTGACATATGTCTTCCTCGGCATTCTGGTGGGCGTCGCGACGATCATGTACGTGCCGCGGCTTGGCTCTGCGTCGCCCAGTACCGGGGTGTTGTGGGAACTGGAGGCGATCGCGGCGGTGATCATCGGCGGCACCATGCTCAAGGGCGGCTTCGGCCGGGTCTGGGGCACGGTGATCGGCGTGCTGATCCTGTCGCTGATCGACAACATCCTGAACCTGACGGATGGCGTGTCGCCCTATCTCAACGGGGCGATCCAGGGGGTGATCATCATCCTCGCCGTCATCCTGCAGCGCGAGAAGAAGGCGGAGAGCTGA
- a CDS encoding sugar ABC transporter ATP-binding protein, which yields MSDNRALTLADVCRSFGPVQVLHDINLTLHPGEVHALIGENGAGKSTAMKIMSGYLEPTKGQVMLDDTPARFAGSQEAEAQGVVLIHQEFNLADQLSVEQNIFLGHEKRRGLFLDKAAMQAETRRLLERLNCNVSPDARVRDISNADKQMVEIAKALSRRAQVLIMDEPTAVLTEREAEVLFEQVDRLKAEGVAILFTSHKLDEVKRISDRITVLRDGHVVAQGMTTEFDEDQMAEAMVGRDVSSLYPDRTTEIGGEAALEVRGLTVPGYARDVSFTLRRGEILGISGLIGSGRTETMEGLVGLRTASGEVRINGQPVTLRSPGQAQAAGLCYLTEDRKGRGLLLQKGMRENLTLQSLPEFSNWLIDQNAEEDALTRAIAEFDIRAPTRDVLVGNLSGGNQQKLLIAKIMLTDPEIVIIDEPTRGIDIGTKQQIYEFIHALSAAGKSIIVVSSEMQEVIGLADRVLVMRLGAIAGEVSGDDMTEDKIVRLAMGLGAKRQEAS from the coding sequence ATGAGCGACAACCGCGCCCTCACGCTGGCTGACGTCTGCCGAAGCTTTGGGCCCGTGCAGGTGCTGCACGACATCAATCTGACCCTGCACCCCGGAGAGGTGCACGCCCTGATCGGCGAGAACGGGGCGGGCAAGTCGACCGCCATGAAGATTATGTCGGGGTACCTCGAACCCACGAAGGGGCAGGTGATGCTGGACGATACGCCGGCCCGGTTCGCCGGTTCGCAGGAGGCGGAAGCCCAAGGCGTGGTGCTGATCCATCAGGAGTTCAATCTCGCCGACCAGCTGAGCGTGGAGCAGAACATCTTTCTGGGCCACGAGAAACGGCGGGGACTTTTCCTCGACAAGGCGGCGATGCAGGCAGAGACGCGCCGGTTGCTGGAGCGGCTGAACTGCAACGTGTCGCCCGATGCGCGGGTCCGCGACATTTCCAACGCCGACAAGCAGATGGTCGAGATCGCCAAGGCGCTGTCGCGCAGGGCGCAGGTGCTCATCATGGACGAGCCGACCGCCGTGCTGACGGAACGCGAGGCCGAAGTGCTGTTCGAACAGGTGGACCGGCTGAAGGCGGAGGGGGTCGCGATCCTGTTCACCTCGCACAAGCTGGACGAAGTGAAGCGCATCTCGGACCGGATCACCGTGCTGCGGGACGGCCACGTGGTGGCGCAGGGCATGACGACGGAGTTCGACGAGGACCAGATGGCCGAGGCGATGGTGGGGCGCGACGTCTCGTCCCTCTATCCGGACCGGACCACCGAGATCGGCGGCGAGGCCGCGCTGGAGGTCAGGGGGCTGACGGTGCCGGGCTATGCCCGCGACGTGAGCTTCACCCTGCGGCGGGGCGAGATCCTGGGCATCTCCGGCCTGATCGGGTCGGGCCGGACCGAAACGATGGAGGGTCTGGTGGGCTTGCGCACCGCCAGCGGCGAGGTGCGGATCAACGGACAGCCGGTCACCCTGCGGTCGCCCGGGCAGGCACAGGCCGCCGGCCTTTGCTACCTGACCGAGGACCGAAAGGGACGTGGCCTGCTGTTGCAGAAGGGGATGCGCGAGAACCTGACGCTGCAATCCCTGCCGGAGTTTTCCAACTGGCTGATCGACCAGAATGCCGAAGAGGACGCGCTGACCCGCGCGATCGCGGAGTTCGATATCCGCGCGCCCACGCGGGACGTGCTGGTGGGCAATCTCTCGGGCGGAAACCAGCAGAAACTGCTGATTGCCAAGATCATGCTGACCGACCCCGAGATCGTGATCATCGACGAGCCGACACGCGGCATCGACATCGGGACGAAGCAGCAGATCTACGAATTCATCCACGCGCTGTCCGCGGCGGGAAAATCCATCATCGTGGTCAGTTCGGAAATGCAGGAAGTCATCGGCCTTGCGGACCGCGTTCTCGTGATGCGGCTGGGGGCCATCGCGGGCGAGGTCAGCGGCGATGACATGACGGAAGACAAGATCGTGCGCCTGGCCATGGGCCTCGGCGCGAAAAGGCAAGAGGCAAGCTGA
- a CDS encoding Gfo/Idh/MocA family protein: MAPIRLGMIGGGNDAFIGGVHRIASRIDGRFQLVAGALSSTAEKSKASGAALGLAEDRCYGDFTEMAKREARLKDGVEAVAIVTPNHVHYPAAREFLKRGIHVICDKPLTSSLADAKKLVAAAEKSDALFVLTHNYTGYPMIRQAREMVRQGDIGKIRVVQVEYPQDWLTDAVEADGSKQAEWRTDPERSGAGGCVGDIGTHAYNLARFVTGLQLESLAADLSTFVEGRRLDDNVHVMLRFDGGARGMLWSSQVAPGNENALKLRVYGEKGGLEWAQEDPNYLWFTPFGEPKRLLTRNGAGATAGNQSASRIPGGHPEGYLEGFANIYNEAADLIVAARDGNKPDHLLPTVQDGLEGVAFIDACVRSSKRDAAWVKL; the protein is encoded by the coding sequence ATGGCACCAATCCGACTGGGCATGATCGGCGGCGGTAACGACGCTTTTATCGGCGGGGTGCATCGCATCGCGTCGCGGATCGACGGGCGGTTCCAGCTTGTCGCCGGGGCGCTGTCCTCGACCGCCGAGAAATCCAAGGCCTCCGGCGCGGCGCTCGGTCTGGCGGAGGACCGTTGCTACGGCGATTTCACGGAGATGGCCAAGCGCGAGGCGCGGCTGAAGGACGGGGTGGAGGCGGTGGCGATCGTCACGCCGAACCACGTGCACTACCCGGCGGCGCGCGAATTCCTCAAGCGCGGCATTCACGTCATCTGCGACAAGCCGCTGACCTCGTCCCTGGCGGATGCCAAGAAGCTGGTGGCGGCGGCGGAAAAATCCGACGCCCTGTTCGTTCTGACGCACAATTACACGGGCTATCCCATGATCCGTCAGGCCCGCGAGATGGTGCGGCAAGGCGACATCGGAAAGATCCGGGTGGTGCAGGTGGAATACCCGCAGGACTGGCTGACCGACGCTGTAGAAGCCGACGGCAGCAAGCAGGCGGAATGGAGAACCGACCCCGAGCGGTCGGGCGCGGGTGGTTGCGTGGGCGATATCGGCACCCACGCCTATAACCTCGCCCGCTTCGTCACCGGGTTGCAGCTTGAGAGCCTCGCCGCCGATCTCAGCACGTTTGTCGAGGGGCGGCGGCTGGATGACAACGTGCACGTGATGCTGCGGTTCGATGGCGGCGCGCGGGGCATGCTGTGGTCCTCGCAGGTGGCGCCGGGCAACGAGAACGCGCTGAAGTTGCGGGTCTACGGTGAAAAGGGCGGGCTGGAATGGGCCCAAGAGGATCCGAATTACCTGTGGTTCACGCCGTTTGGCGAGCCCAAGCGCCTGCTGACACGCAACGGGGCCGGGGCGACTGCGGGCAATCAAAGCGCCTCGCGCATTCCGGGGGGGCATCCCGAGGGCTATCTCGAAGGCTTCGCCAATATCTACAACGAAGCTGCCGACCTGATCGTGGCGGCGCGTGATGGCAACAAGCCCGACCACCTGTTGCCGACCGTGCAGGACGGCCTCGAAGGCGTTGCCTTTATCGACGCCTGCGTGCGGTCGTCCAAGCGTGATGCGGCCTGGGTCAAGCTATGA
- a CDS encoding sugar phosphate isomerase/epimerase family protein: MKTIKGPALFLAQFAGDEAPFNSWDAITKWAADCGYKGVQVPSWDARMIDLDQAAESKDYCQEWAGQARENGVEVTELSTHLQGQLVAVNPAYDDVFDGFAAESVRGNPKARQAWAVDQVKKALSASANLGITAHATFSGALAWPYVYPWPQRPVGLVETAFDELAKRWTPILDHAEDCGVDVCYEIHPGEDLHDGITYEMFLERTGNHPRANMLYDPSHYVLQCLDYLDNIDIYRDRIRMFHVKDAEFNPTGRQGVYGGYQSWVDRAGRFRSPGDGQVDFGAVFSKMAANDFDGWAVVEWECALKHPEDGAREGAQFVKNHIIRVTERAFDDFADGGADDALNAKMMGIS, encoded by the coding sequence ATGAAGACGATCAAGGGCCCGGCGCTGTTTCTGGCGCAATTTGCCGGCGATGAGGCGCCATTCAATTCCTGGGACGCGATCACCAAGTGGGCCGCCGACTGCGGCTACAAGGGTGTGCAGGTGCCCAGCTGGGATGCGCGGATGATCGATCTGGATCAAGCGGCGGAATCGAAGGACTACTGCCAGGAATGGGCAGGACAAGCGCGCGAGAACGGCGTGGAAGTGACCGAGCTTTCGACGCACCTGCAGGGCCAGCTCGTGGCGGTGAATCCCGCCTACGACGACGTGTTCGACGGGTTTGCCGCGGAAAGCGTGCGCGGGAACCCCAAGGCGCGGCAGGCCTGGGCGGTTGACCAGGTCAAGAAGGCGCTGTCCGCCTCGGCCAATCTGGGCATCACGGCACATGCGACATTTTCCGGCGCGCTGGCCTGGCCCTATGTCTATCCCTGGCCGCAGCGGCCTGTCGGGTTGGTCGAGACCGCGTTCGACGAACTGGCGAAACGCTGGACACCGATCCTCGATCATGCGGAGGACTGCGGTGTCGACGTCTGTTATGAGATCCATCCGGGCGAGGATTTGCACGACGGGATCACCTACGAGATGTTCCTCGAGCGCACCGGCAACCACCCGCGGGCGAACATGCTGTACGATCCGTCGCACTACGTGCTGCAATGTCTCGACTACCTCGACAACATCGACATCTATCGCGACCGGATCCGCATGTTCCACGTCAAGGATGCGGAGTTCAATCCGACCGGGCGCCAGGGTGTTTATGGCGGGTATCAAAGCTGGGTCGACCGTGCGGGACGTTTCCGCAGCCCGGGCGACGGGCAGGTCGATTTCGGGGCCGTCTTCTCGAAGATGGCGGCGAACGACTTCGACGGCTGGGCCGTCGTGGAATGGGAATGCGCGCTCAAGCATCCGGAGGACGGCGCGCGCGAAGGGGCGCAGTTCGTCAAGAACCACATCATCCGCGTGACGGAACGCGCCTTTGACGACTTCGCGGACGGCGGTGCGGATGATGCGCTGAACGCCAAGATGATGGGGATTTCGTGA
- the xylA gene encoding xylose isomerase gives MSQYFADIAPVTYQGADSANPLAFRHYDPKEKLGDRTMEEHLRFAVCYWHNFVWEGNDPFGGQTFERPWFPADTMDLARAKADAAFDMFRILGVPYFCFHDHDVRPEGDSLTESHKRLNEMADYFETKMADGGPKLLWGTANMFSNRRYMAGASTNPDPEVFAYCASTVKACMDVTHRLNGENYVLWGGREGYETLLNTDLGRELDQMGRFLSMVVEYKHKIGFKGAILIEPKPQEPTKHQYDYDVATVYGFLKRFGLENEVKVNVEQGHAILAGHSFEHELAMARTLGIFGSIDMNRNDYQSGWDTDQFPNSPSEAALAYYEVLMAGGFTTGGTNFDAKLRRQSLDPEDLIASHVGAMDICARGLKSAWRMIQDDALEGPRRDRYAGWESDAARAMLADGATLDGIAADAEARGANPQPRSGAQEKLENIVNRYV, from the coding sequence GTGAGCCAATATTTCGCAGACATCGCCCCGGTGACGTATCAAGGTGCCGACAGCGCCAATCCGCTGGCCTTTCGTCACTATGACCCCAAGGAGAAGCTGGGGGACCGGACGATGGAAGAGCATCTGCGGTTTGCGGTGTGCTACTGGCACAACTTCGTGTGGGAGGGTAACGACCCCTTTGGCGGCCAGACCTTCGAGCGGCCGTGGTTTCCGGCGGACACGATGGATCTGGCCCGGGCCAAGGCGGATGCGGCGTTCGACATGTTCCGCATCCTCGGCGTGCCCTATTTCTGCTTTCACGATCATGACGTGCGCCCCGAGGGTGACAGCCTGACGGAAAGCCACAAGCGCCTGAACGAAATGGCCGACTATTTCGAGACCAAGATGGCCGATGGCGGCCCCAAGCTGCTGTGGGGCACCGCGAACATGTTCTCCAACCGGCGCTACATGGCCGGGGCGAGCACCAATCCCGATCCGGAGGTGTTTGCCTATTGCGCGTCCACCGTGAAGGCCTGCATGGATGTGACGCACCGGCTGAACGGCGAGAATTACGTTCTGTGGGGCGGGCGCGAGGGGTACGAGACACTGCTCAACACCGACCTGGGCCGGGAGTTGGACCAGATGGGCAGGTTCCTTTCGATGGTGGTCGAATACAAGCACAAGATCGGCTTCAAGGGTGCGATCCTGATCGAGCCGAAACCGCAGGAACCGACCAAGCACCAGTACGATTACGACGTCGCCACCGTCTATGGATTTCTCAAGCGCTTCGGGCTGGAGAACGAGGTGAAGGTGAACGTCGAACAGGGGCACGCGATTCTCGCTGGCCACTCCTTCGAGCATGAGCTGGCGATGGCGCGGACATTGGGGATTTTCGGGTCCATCGACATGAACCGCAACGACTACCAGTCGGGATGGGACACGGACCAGTTTCCCAACTCGCCTTCAGAGGCCGCGCTTGCCTACTACGAGGTTCTGATGGCGGGCGGGTTCACCACCGGCGGCACCAACTTCGACGCCAAGCTGCGGCGGCAGTCGCTGGACCCCGAAGACCTGATCGCGTCTCACGTGGGCGCGATGGACATCTGCGCGCGGGGATTGAAATCTGCCTGGCGGATGATCCAGGACGACGCGCTGGAAGGCCCGCGGCGGGACCGCTACGCCGGCTGGGAAAGCGATGCGGCGAGGGCCATGCTGGCCGATGGCGCAACCTTGGACGGCATCGCGGCGGATGCCGAGGCGCGCGGCGCGAACCCGCAGCCGCGGTCCGGCGCGCAGGAAAAACTCGAGAACATCGTCAATCGATACGTGTGA
- a CDS encoding LacI family DNA-binding transcriptional regulator: MSGPTVRDVAQVAQVSLATVDRVLNNRGGVSAKVVDRVKAAVAQTGYVRNLAAANLSRRRIYRFCFVVPSGDTGFVALLHAALAQEQQRLMEEQVLVQIVPTKAFDVEDQVAALRDLDCDAVAVMANEAPEINEQIAALKTSGIRVLSLVADLPSSGRDAYVGPDNVMAGRTAAEFMGRFTANRGTILMIAGSLAARDHSERLLGFRMVMQERYGGCTLLPAGQGADDAERVERIVLDAAKAQPLAGIYAIGAGNRGLVRAIGTLDPKPVTIVHELTPTSREALRTGTFDLVIDQDIRAGVIAAVRIMRDLTEATTPPADAGRIKLNIYSRENIQ; the protein is encoded by the coding sequence ATGAGCGGACCAACGGTACGCGATGTAGCGCAAGTCGCGCAGGTCAGCCTTGCGACCGTCGACCGGGTTCTCAACAACCGTGGCGGCGTATCGGCCAAGGTCGTGGACCGTGTGAAAGCCGCCGTCGCTCAGACCGGATACGTGCGCAACCTTGCCGCCGCGAACCTGTCGCGCCGCCGGATCTACCGTTTCTGCTTCGTGGTGCCGTCGGGGGACACCGGTTTCGTCGCGCTGCTGCACGCCGCGCTTGCACAGGAACAGCAACGCCTGATGGAAGAGCAGGTGCTTGTGCAGATCGTTCCGACCAAGGCCTTCGACGTGGAGGATCAGGTGGCGGCGCTGCGCGACCTCGACTGCGATGCGGTCGCGGTGATGGCCAACGAGGCTCCCGAGATCAACGAACAGATCGCGGCGCTCAAGACCTCGGGGATCAGGGTTCTCAGCCTTGTCGCGGATCTGCCCAGTTCGGGGCGCGATGCCTACGTGGGCCCCGACAACGTGATGGCGGGCCGCACGGCGGCGGAGTTCATGGGCCGGTTCACCGCCAACCGCGGCACGATCCTGATGATCGCCGGTTCGCTGGCTGCGCGGGATCACAGCGAGCGCCTGCTGGGGTTCCGGATGGTCATGCAGGAACGCTACGGCGGCTGCACCCTTCTGCCCGCGGGCCAGGGCGCGGACGACGCCGAGAGGGTGGAACGGATCGTGCTGGATGCCGCGAAGGCGCAGCCGCTGGCGGGCATCTATGCCATCGGGGCGGGCAACCGCGGCCTGGTACGGGCCATCGGCACGCTGGATCCCAAGCCGGTGACCATTGTCCACGAGCTGACCCCGACCTCGCGCGAGGCGCTGCGCACCGGTACCTTCGACCTCGTGATCGACCAGGACATTCGGGCCGGAGTTATCGCCGCGGTCAGGATCATGCGCGACCTGACCGAAGCCACCACGCCCCCTGCCGATGCCGGCAGGATCAAATTGAACATCTACAGCCGTGAGAACATACAGTGA
- a CDS encoding zinc ABC transporter substrate-binding protein: MSRNLLSPFAATVMATLLSGTAVTAEVPRVAADIAPVHSLVARVMAGVGTPDLIVPPGASPHAYSLRPSQAAALQEAGVVFWVTPDLTPWLDGALETLAGGATVVELLGVPGTQELPLRQNALFEAHHHDDGHEGEAHDDHDHAENGHKGHDHEDHADHAEDDHAAGHDHDHAGEHDPHAWLSPQNGAAWLDAIAMTLSEADPDNAAAYRANAAAGQQELAALTGEIETILDPVRDGNFIVFHDAYQYFEAAFDLPASGAISLSDASDPSPARIAEVQARVTEQNITCVLSEPQFNPGIVASVMEGTAAETGVLDPLGSDLEPGPMLYPDMLRNLARALADCL; encoded by the coding sequence ATGTCCAGAAACCTCCTTTCCCCTTTCGCCGCCACCGTCATGGCCACGCTGCTTTCCGGCACCGCCGTGACCGCCGAGGTGCCGCGCGTCGCCGCCGATATCGCGCCGGTGCATTCGTTGGTGGCGCGGGTGATGGCGGGGGTCGGTACGCCCGACCTGATCGTGCCGCCGGGGGCCAGCCCGCATGCCTACAGCCTCAGGCCGTCGCAGGCCGCGGCGCTTCAGGAGGCGGGAGTGGTGTTCTGGGTCACTCCGGACCTGACGCCGTGGCTGGACGGCGCGCTGGAAACCCTCGCAGGCGGGGCGACGGTGGTCGAACTGTTGGGCGTCCCGGGCACGCAGGAGTTGCCGCTGCGTCAGAACGCGCTGTTTGAAGCGCATCACCACGACGACGGGCACGAAGGGGAGGCGCACGACGACCACGATCATGCGGAGAACGGTCACAAGGGTCACGACCACGAAGATCATGCCGACCACGCCGAAGACGACCACGCCGCAGGTCATGACCATGACCACGCGGGCGAGCATGATCCCCATGCCTGGCTTTCACCGCAGAACGGGGCGGCTTGGCTCGACGCAATTGCCATGACCCTGTCAGAGGCGGACCCGGACAATGCAGCGGCCTATCGCGCCAATGCCGCAGCCGGGCAGCAAGAGCTCGCGGCCCTGACCGGAGAGATCGAGACGATCCTCGATCCCGTCCGCGACGGCAACTTCATCGTCTTCCACGACGCCTACCAGTATTTCGAGGCCGCTTTCGACTTGCCCGCCTCGGGCGCGATTTCGCTGTCTGACGCATCGGATCCAAGCCCTGCGAGGATCGCGGAGGTTCAGGCGCGGGTGACCGAACAGAACATCACCTGCGTCCTGTCCGAACCGCAGTTCAACCCCGGCATCGTCGCTTCCGTCATGGAGGGAACGGCGGCCGAGACCGGCGTGCTCGATCCGTTGGGATCGGACCTCGAGCCGGGGCCGATGCTCTATCCCGACATGCTGCGCAACCTTGCCCGCGCACTGGCCGACTGTCTCTGA
- a CDS encoding Fur family transcriptional regulator, whose translation MTRREKSSGDTARPLGFERHDHASCIATALAEAESRSRQEGLRFTPVRRKALEVLLQEHRAVGAYEMLDRLRDSGFGSQPPVAYRALDFLVANGFAHKIERLNAFIACAHPGDTHSPVFMICRACDSVAETHTTPARGALGDAARATGFRIERTVVEALGLCPGCADKADA comes from the coding sequence ATGACAAGACGCGAAAAATCATCCGGTGACACCGCCCGCCCGCTGGGTTTCGAACGGCACGATCACGCGAGTTGCATCGCCACCGCCCTGGCCGAAGCGGAATCGAGGTCGCGGCAGGAAGGCCTGCGCTTCACGCCGGTACGGCGCAAGGCGCTCGAGGTGCTGCTGCAGGAACACCGCGCCGTCGGTGCCTACGAGATGCTGGACCGCCTGCGCGATTCCGGCTTCGGCTCGCAACCGCCGGTGGCCTATCGGGCGCTGGACTTCCTCGTCGCCAACGGCTTCGCGCACAAGATCGAGCGGCTCAATGCTTTCATCGCCTGCGCGCATCCCGGCGACACGCATTCGCCCGTGTTTATGATCTGCCGCGCCTGCGATTCGGTGGCCGAGACCCACACGACCCCCGCCCGCGGCGCCCTGGGTGACGCGGCGCGCGCCACCGGCTTCCGCATCGAACGCACGGTGGTGGAAGCACTCGGCCTGTGCCCGGGCTGCGCGGACAAGGCCGACGCATGA